From the genome of Nitrospinota bacterium, one region includes:
- a CDS encoding radical SAM protein, translating into MIGISKLYCEAENEGDAIRYGTQSKHMASMPHAHDVPKSSSERKPVTAWNITRTCNLKCIHCYTDSEAKDYSGELTTEEGKKLIEDLAAFKIPALLFSGGEPLIRPDIFELVNHAKKNGLRCTLSTNGVLINKEVARKIKDSGFVYVGISLDGIGEINDHFRGKSGAFKKAMEGFQNCVELDQRVGLRLTLTRHNYENLHQIFDFIEREEIQRACFYHLVYSGRGRSIANEDLTHEESRHAMDIIMERTEDFHKRGLHKDILTVDNHVDGVYLYMKLKEKNPKRAEEVLKMLEWNGGGRYSSGVSFADIDFFGNVHADQFWQDYTFGNVKERPFGEIWMDQSDPVMKVLKNRLDHLKGRCSVCKWIDACGGSMRVRGNTVFGDPAAPDPACYLTDEEIGLTPEKMKELKAKGEEFPVPDNLLIKKATAI; encoded by the coding sequence ATGATAGGAATTTCAAAGCTTTACTGCGAAGCAGAAAACGAAGGGGACGCAATCAGGTATGGCACGCAGTCAAAGCATATGGCGTCTATGCCTCACGCTCACGATGTGCCGAAATCATCGAGCGAGCGGAAACCTGTTACCGCCTGGAATATCACAAGAACCTGCAATCTGAAGTGCATTCACTGCTACACCGATTCCGAGGCGAAAGATTACAGCGGTGAGCTGACCACCGAAGAGGGGAAGAAACTGATAGAAGACCTGGCGGCGTTCAAGATTCCCGCGCTCCTCTTTTCAGGCGGCGAGCCGCTCATCAGGCCCGATATCTTCGAGTTGGTTAACCACGCGAAAAAGAACGGCCTCAGGTGCACCCTTTCCACGAACGGCGTCCTTATCAACAAGGAGGTGGCGAGGAAGATCAAGGATAGCGGCTTTGTTTATGTCGGCATTTCGCTTGACGGAATAGGGGAGATAAACGACCATTTTCGCGGAAAATCTGGCGCATTCAAGAAAGCGATGGAAGGTTTTCAGAACTGCGTGGAGCTGGATCAGAGGGTGGGTCTCCGCCTTACCCTTACGCGGCACAACTATGAAAATCTCCACCAGATATTCGATTTCATAGAGCGGGAGGAGATTCAGAGGGCATGCTTCTATCACCTCGTTTATTCGGGCCGCGGACGGAGCATCGCGAATGAGGATCTCACACACGAAGAGAGCAGGCACGCGATGGACATCATCATGGAGCGAACCGAGGATTTCCACAAGCGGGGGCTTCACAAGGATATCCTTACCGTCGACAACCATGTGGACGGCGTTTACCTCTACATGAAACTTAAAGAAAAAAATCCGAAGCGGGCCGAAGAGGTTCTCAAAATGCTTGAATGGAACGGAGGGGGACGGTATTCATCCGGCGTAAGTTTTGCCGATATTGATTTCTTCGGTAACGTCCATGCCGACCAGTTCTGGCAGGATTACACCTTTGGAAACGTCAAGGAGAGGCCTTTCGGCGAAATATGGATGGACCAATCCGATCCTGTCATGAAGGTATTGAAGAACAGGCTCGACCACCTCAAGGGGCGCTGTAGCGTATGCAAATGGATAGACGCATGCGGCGGTTCAATGAGGGTGAGAGGGAATACTGTATTCGGCGATCCAGCCGCGCCAGATCCCGCGTGCTACCTCACGGATGAGGAGATCGGCCTTACACCTGAGAAGATGAAAGAACTAAAGGCAAAGGGGGAGGAGTTCCCCGTACCTGATAATCTGCTTATAAAGAAAGCTACGGCAATATAA
- a CDS encoding DUF3536 domain-containing protein, whose product MPLSLKYVCIHAHLYQPPRENPWLGEVEREKSAAPYHDWNQRITRECYYANTASRVLRRERISEIVNNYEKISFNFGPTLFSWLERQEPDVYRKIVESDATSAKQHSGHGNAIAQVYNHSIMPLNSPRDKETQILWGIRDFEYRFGRKPEGIWFAETAVDSESLSIAARHGIKFTLLAPSQAGKIRRLDRNRTAGTVAPDNDEDGWQGFSDGVDTARPYIFRPDEESEIAIFFYHGALSHSVAFNSALADGINFGNSILNAFSADGKGGDEARIVSIGTDGESYGHHHRFGEMALSSAIKTIEATGDVKVCNFGEFLEKHPPAWEVKIVENSSWSCAHGVERWRSDCGCTTGSEPGWNQKWRGPMREAVEYLKNKLDAIFEAKGSNYFKAPWEARNDYVGMILEREGRAGDKFFEKHSAKPLNDAEVTLALKLLEMQSAAMKMFTSCGWFFADICGLEAMQVLKYSAKAIDLAKEFMEEDIESRFVETLARAKSNFASEGSGADIYLARIKPLSTDPMRVAAQGIIINSLKNEEFRLKRLYRFNLSIIEADRREIKEKVLTVGRLLMEEMVTREKREFQFAVLNLGKHDFKCYLKPNSDSDDYTRTKEDLVQGFQTRSISAFQKTINSKFPSESFSFASLFEKERNSVMEMLTFDVKEQIGNSYDNLFNKHKKFMESFIERDTAVPEEILVAAKYVFEKRLNGLFADIESLEDYDKLVAIFNEAKKWGVRLGYGALRENVLRFLTTHLKKLCFDGECKCPIMQISKIVVLLKEHEVFLDDWEIGNLLYPHFLAAKDPQHKFNAVISQCEEILELMRFYNFDV is encoded by the coding sequence TTGCCACTGTCTTTAAAGTACGTCTGCATTCATGCCCATCTTTATCAGCCGCCGCGCGAAAATCCGTGGCTCGGCGAAGTAGAGCGGGAAAAATCCGCCGCCCCGTATCACGACTGGAACCAGAGAATCACCCGCGAGTGCTACTACGCGAATACGGCGTCAAGGGTGCTGCGCCGGGAACGTATATCCGAGATAGTCAACAACTATGAAAAGATAAGTTTCAATTTTGGGCCGACGCTCTTCTCATGGCTGGAAAGGCAGGAGCCGGATGTTTACAGGAAGATAGTCGAATCTGACGCAACAAGCGCTAAGCAACATTCGGGGCACGGCAACGCCATTGCGCAGGTATACAATCATTCGATAATGCCGCTCAACTCTCCGCGCGACAAGGAGACGCAGATACTTTGGGGGATAAGGGATTTTGAATATCGTTTTGGGCGCAAACCCGAGGGGATATGGTTTGCCGAAACCGCTGTGGACAGCGAAAGCCTCTCAATCGCCGCTAGGCACGGGATAAAATTCACTCTGCTCGCCCCTTCACAGGCGGGAAAAATAAGGAGGCTGGACAGGAACCGGACCGCGGGAACGGTCGCTCCCGATAACGACGAGGATGGGTGGCAAGGTTTCAGTGACGGTGTTGATACCGCCAGGCCATATATCTTCCGGCCCGACGAAGAGAGCGAAATAGCGATCTTCTTCTATCATGGCGCCCTGTCGCATTCTGTCGCCTTCAACAGCGCACTCGCAGACGGTATTAATTTCGGCAATTCAATTTTGAACGCTTTCAGCGCGGACGGGAAAGGTGGCGATGAGGCACGGATCGTCAGCATCGGCACAGATGGAGAAAGTTATGGGCATCATCACCGCTTTGGCGAGATGGCGCTTTCCTCCGCGATAAAAACTATTGAAGCGACCGGCGATGTGAAGGTATGCAATTTCGGCGAGTTTCTTGAAAAGCATCCCCCCGCATGGGAGGTAAAAATCGTCGAGAACAGCTCATGGAGCTGTGCGCACGGCGTGGAAAGATGGCGGTCGGATTGCGGCTGTACGACAGGGTCCGAGCCAGGGTGGAACCAGAAGTGGCGCGGGCCAATGCGGGAAGCCGTTGAATATTTAAAGAACAAACTGGATGCGATCTTTGAGGCCAAGGGGAGCAATTATTTCAAAGCACCCTGGGAGGCGAGAAACGATTATGTGGGGATGATCCTTGAAAGGGAAGGGAGAGCTGGGGACAAGTTTTTTGAGAAGCACTCCGCTAAACCGCTGAATGACGCTGAAGTCACCCTGGCGTTGAAGCTTTTGGAAATGCAGTCAGCCGCCATGAAGATGTTTACCTCCTGCGGATGGTTTTTTGCCGATATTTGCGGCCTTGAGGCGATGCAGGTATTGAAATATTCGGCCAAGGCTATAGACTTGGCAAAAGAGTTCATGGAAGAGGATATTGAAAGCCGCTTTGTGGAGACGCTTGCAAGGGCGAAAAGCAACTTTGCATCTGAAGGGAGCGGCGCCGATATCTATCTGGCGAGAATAAAACCGCTCTCAACCGACCCGATGAGGGTAGCCGCGCAGGGGATAATAATAAATTCGCTAAAGAATGAGGAATTCCGCCTGAAGAGGCTCTACCGGTTTAATCTTTCCATCATTGAAGCTGACAGGCGGGAAATAAAGGAGAAGGTCCTCACCGTCGGGCGCCTATTGATGGAAGAGATGGTCACCCGCGAGAAAAGGGAATTTCAGTTCGCCGTGCTGAATCTTGGAAAACATGATTTTAAATGCTATCTGAAGCCAAATTCTGATTCTGATGATTACACGCGAACAAAGGAAGATCTTGTTCAGGGATTTCAAACACGCTCCATCTCCGCGTTTCAAAAAACGATCAACTCGAAGTTTCCTTCCGAAAGTTTTTCATTCGCCTCCCTTTTTGAAAAGGAGAGGAACTCGGTTATGGAGATGCTTACGTTCGACGTAAAGGAGCAGATCGGGAATTCGTATGACAATCTTTTCAATAAGCACAAAAAGTTCATGGAGTCGTTCATTGAGCGGGATACAGCGGTGCCGGAGGAGATACTGGTTGCCGCAAAGTATGTTTTTGAAAAACGTCTGAACGGGCTTTTTGCCGATATAGAGAGTCTCGAAGACTATGATAAGCTCGTAGCAATTTTTAACGAAGCCAAAAAATGGGGCGTAAGGCTCGGCTATGGGGCATTGCGGGAAAATGTATTAAGGTTCCTCACCACGCATCTGAAGAAACTCTGTTTTGATGGCGAGTGTAAATGCCCCATAATGCAGATCTCAAAAATAGTGGTTTTGTTGAAGGAGCATGAAGTTTTTCTCGATGATTGGGAGATTGGAAATCTGCTCTATCCTCATTTCCTTGCGGCAAAGGATCCTCAACACAAGTTCAATGCTGTCATCAGTCAGTGCGAGGAAATTTTGGAACTTATGCGGTTTTATAATTTCGACGTCTGA
- a CDS encoding polyprenyl synthetase family protein, which yields MHVRENAAISGIITPADIQDILKKELAAVETSISENFQSSVAMIPLISEYLVSGGGKRLRPMLLLASARLCGFTGKENDKDIIHSTIMEYIHAASLLHDDVVDTADLRRGVSSANAKWGNQYPVLVGDFLFAKTFSLMAKHSPPGVIEIVSEATRLLAEGQILELVHSADIEMTEEKYIELIFSKTGALITACCQTGGIIGGADEQRLNALSEYGKNIGIAFQLVDDILDFTSDEKTLGKPAGHDFIEGHVTLPVIAAFAKGSKQEKKFLMESIKDEALAVKNISQVMEIVKKHDGIEYATTMAESYSEKAVASLDVFPAGQFLDALKGLAEYIVTRKT from the coding sequence TTGCACGTTCGCGAAAATGCCGCCATCTCCGGGATAATAACCCCGGCTGATATTCAGGATATCCTGAAAAAAGAGCTGGCCGCTGTGGAGACCTCCATAAGCGAAAATTTCCAGTCTTCGGTAGCCATGATACCCCTTATCAGCGAATACCTCGTGAGCGGAGGGGGGAAAAGATTGCGCCCGATGCTCCTTCTCGCTTCAGCCAGACTGTGCGGATTCACCGGCAAGGAGAACGACAAAGACATTATTCATTCAACGATAATGGAATACATTCACGCGGCATCGCTCCTCCATGACGACGTGGTGGACACCGCGGATCTCCGCCGAGGAGTATCAAGCGCGAACGCCAAATGGGGCAACCAGTACCCCGTCCTGGTGGGGGATTTTCTATTCGCGAAAACATTCTCCCTTATGGCAAAACATAGCCCGCCGGGTGTGATCGAGATAGTAAGCGAGGCCACGAGGCTCCTCGCCGAAGGGCAGATATTGGAGCTGGTTCACAGCGCCGACATAGAGATGACGGAAGAAAAATATATCGAGCTGATATTCAGCAAAACAGGGGCTCTCATCACCGCCTGTTGCCAAACCGGGGGTATTATCGGCGGCGCGGACGAACAGCGTCTGAATGCCCTTTCGGAATACGGAAAAAACATCGGCATAGCTTTCCAGCTTGTTGACGATATTCTCGATTTCACTTCGGACGAAAAGACGCTCGGAAAGCCTGCCGGTCATGATTTTATTGAGGGACACGTCACCCTTCCGGTCATCGCCGCCTTCGCAAAGGGGTCAAAGCAGGAAAAAAAGTTCCTTATGGAATCGATCAAGGACGAAGCGCTTGCCGTTAAAAATATTTCCCAAGTAATGGAAATTGTGAAAAAACATGACGGCATTGAATACGCAACAACAATGGCCGAGAGCTACTCCGAGAAAGCTGTAGCTTCTCTTGATGTTTTCCCGGCGGGACAGTTCCTCGACGCCTTAAAGGGTCTCGCTGAATATATAGTCACCCGGAAGACCTGA
- the pyrE gene encoding orotate phosphoribosyltransferase has protein sequence MGNRKRLLEILADKSFMYSEEPTFRLASGKMSSYYVNCKKTAYDPEGINLIGEAVCDLAEKYSPDAIGGLTLGADPIAVAAAGESFRRGKPVKAFVVRKQAKEHGTKLPIEGDMHPGEKVVIIEDVITTGGSAITAVKAAREFGLVIACVIALVDRGEGGREAIEAESIPVEALFTKEDIFHQFRVKNETGKR, from the coding sequence GTGGGCAACAGAAAAAGACTGCTGGAGATACTCGCCGACAAGTCCTTCATGTACAGCGAGGAGCCTACGTTCCGGCTCGCCTCCGGGAAGATGAGCTCTTACTATGTAAACTGCAAAAAGACCGCTTACGACCCTGAAGGGATAAACCTGATAGGCGAAGCGGTTTGCGACCTGGCCGAAAAATATTCACCCGACGCGATAGGGGGCTTGACCCTCGGCGCCGATCCGATCGCCGTGGCGGCCGCGGGAGAGAGCTTCAGGAGGGGAAAACCTGTAAAGGCGTTCGTGGTAAGAAAGCAGGCAAAGGAGCATGGGACCAAACTCCCTATCGAGGGGGATATGCACCCTGGTGAAAAGGTTGTCATTATCGAAGACGTGATCACAACCGGAGGATCCGCAATAACGGCTGTGAAAGCGGCACGCGAATTCGGACTTGTCATAGCTTGTGTTATAGCCCTGGTCGACAGGGGCGAAGGGGGCAGGGAAGCGATAGAAGCGGAGTCCATCCCCGTGGAAGCGCTTTTCACGAAAGAGGATATCTTTCACCAATTCAGGGTTAAAAATGAAACTGGAAAAAGATGA
- the rplU gene encoding 50S ribosomal protein L21: MFAVIRTGGKQYRVSETDHVEIDLLKGKEGDTVEFNDVIIGSDSKTVTVGGKVQGKILSHVMGAKIYIQKHRRRKHSRKKTGHRQKHTVVEITSIKTA, encoded by the coding sequence ATGTTTGCAGTAATCAGAACCGGTGGAAAACAGTACCGGGTTAGTGAGACGGATCATGTTGAGATAGATCTCCTTAAGGGGAAAGAAGGGGATACGGTTGAATTCAACGACGTTATAATCGGATCCGACAGCAAGACAGTTACGGTCGGCGGTAAGGTTCAGGGCAAGATCCTTTCCCATGTAATGGGGGCAAAGATCTATATTCAGAAGCATAGAAGGCGAAAACACAGCCGGAAAAAGACCGGACATCGCCAGAAACATACGGTAGTCGAGATTACCTCGATAAAGACTGCTTAA
- the rpmA gene encoding 50S ribosomal protein L27, translating to MAHKKGQGSTSNGRDSAGRRLGVKCYGGAAVRAGNIIVRQRGTKFFPGQNVGMGNDHTLFAKADGIVEFKMKGHERKYVHVHPVTD from the coding sequence ATGGCTCATAAAAAAGGTCAGGGAAGTACATCCAACGGCAGGGATAGCGCCGGGCGAAGGCTTGGCGTAAAATGCTACGGCGGAGCAGCCGTAAGGGCTGGAAACATAATAGTGCGCCAGAGGGGGACGAAGTTTTTCCCTGGTCAAAATGTCGGGATGGGGAACGACCACACGCTCTTCGCCAAGGCTGACGGCATCGTGGAATTCAAGATGAAGGGGCACGAAAGAAAGTATGTTCATGTCCATCCGGTAACTGATTAA
- the thrC gene encoding threonine synthase, protein MGQTEISKNDTYNAWFECIGGCEGKYSLKEIIYTCPTCGSLLQVNHDIKKLAEKSASEWKSLLEGRVHSNVWPFGSGVWGKKELVCPIVDDSNIVSMYEGLSNLFWADRLGEQIGIRDLWIKLCGNSHTGSFKDLGMTVLVSVVKQMISEGKNIKAVACASTGDTSAALAAYCAAGGIQSIVFLPKNKVSMEQLIQPIANDALVISLNTDFDGCMKVVKEITMNNEIYLANSMNSLRIEGQKTVALEMVQQFDWEVPDIVIIPGGNLGNVSALGKGFLMMERLGIIAKRPRIVVAQAEKANPLYLAYKNGFKDFHPVKAKSTLASAIQIGDPVSIQKAINILKEFDGIVEQASESELVEASVMADKTGMYTCPHTGVALAALLKLKERGEIGKNSKVVVISTAHGLKFSDFKLKYHKSSLEGIKSRYPNKLEELDPDIDKIRKVLDKRLEKNI, encoded by the coding sequence ATGGGACAAACAGAGATATCCAAGAACGACACTTATAACGCCTGGTTTGAGTGTATTGGCGGCTGCGAAGGGAAGTATTCCCTAAAAGAGATAATCTATACCTGCCCGACCTGTGGTTCTCTTCTTCAGGTAAACCACGACATCAAAAAACTGGCTGAAAAAAGCGCCAGCGAATGGAAATCCCTTCTTGAAGGGAGGGTACACTCAAACGTATGGCCATTCGGCTCCGGCGTCTGGGGGAAGAAGGAGCTTGTCTGCCCGATAGTGGACGATTCCAATATCGTCTCGATGTATGAAGGATTGTCCAACCTTTTCTGGGCCGACAGGCTGGGTGAACAGATAGGCATCAGGGACCTATGGATAAAGCTTTGTGGCAATTCGCATACAGGGTCGTTCAAGGACCTTGGAATGACGGTCCTCGTATCGGTAGTAAAACAGATGATCTCCGAGGGGAAGAATATCAAGGCGGTTGCCTGCGCTTCCACGGGGGACACTTCCGCCGCCCTTGCCGCCTATTGCGCCGCAGGCGGGATCCAAAGCATCGTTTTCCTGCCGAAGAATAAGGTTTCCATGGAACAGCTCATTCAGCCGATCGCGAACGATGCGCTGGTAATATCGCTCAACACCGATTTTGACGGATGCATGAAGGTCGTGAAGGAGATCACGATGAACAACGAGATTTATCTCGCGAACTCGATGAACTCGCTGAGAATTGAAGGGCAAAAAACGGTCGCGCTCGAGATGGTGCAGCAGTTTGACTGGGAGGTACCCGACATAGTCATCATTCCGGGAGGAAATCTAGGGAACGTTTCCGCGCTAGGGAAGGGATTCCTGATGATGGAGAGGCTCGGCATAATTGCCAAGAGGCCGAGGATAGTGGTTGCCCAGGCGGAAAAGGCGAACCCTCTCTACCTGGCCTACAAGAACGGGTTCAAGGATTTTCACCCCGTAAAGGCGAAATCCACTCTGGCTTCCGCCATTCAGATAGGGGATCCAGTCAGCATTCAGAAGGCGATAAATATCCTAAAGGAATTTGACGGTATCGTGGAGCAGGCAAGCGAGAGCGAACTTGTCGAGGCGAGCGTGATGGCGGATAAAACAGGGATGTACACATGCCCGCATACAGGCGTGGCGCTTGCGGCTCTCCTGAAACTCAAAGAAAGAGGGGAGATTGGGAAGAACAGCAAGGTGGTTGTGATATCCACGGCTCACGGACTGAAGTTTTCCGATTTCAAGCTGAAATACCATAAATCATCTCTTGAAGGGATCAAGAGCAGGTATCCAAACAAGCTGGAAGAATTGGACCCTGATATAGACAAGATAAGGAAGGTTCTGGACAAACGCTTGGAAAAAAATATTTAG
- the lpxK gene encoding tetraacyldisaccharide 4'-kinase, which produces MFENLRTNKPWESGISPFILVPLSFLYEGLYILRLFLYIIGLRRQEKVDGIKIISIGNLTVGGTGKTPFTIWLARRLEKLNISCAIVSRGYGRRSTSPVQVVSDGKTLLDDYPEAADEALLCAQTLKSAPVICSPKRTSGIKHARDAFKTDAVILDDAFSHISAGRDLNILLIDAVNPFGNGKLLPAGPMREPAASIRRADAVVITRANMVDKFAIRKIENFIRPFIPEESIHLADFKPGDIVSGSDEMVNAEEFLAGKTVYLLSGIASPGQFEETVKGLKAEIKDHFAFSDHYKFTKEDMEFVLENSGKNIIITTEKDFVRIPAEYRSKFFRLTIELSLRRENAFLPLVEKLFQTSKL; this is translated from the coding sequence ATGTTTGAGAATCTTAGAACGAATAAACCGTGGGAATCTGGTATCTCCCCCTTCATTCTGGTTCCGCTCTCTTTCCTGTATGAAGGGCTCTATATCCTGAGGCTCTTTTTATATATCATCGGCCTCAGGAGACAGGAGAAAGTAGACGGGATAAAGATCATAAGCATCGGTAACCTTACCGTCGGGGGTACCGGAAAAACACCGTTCACAATCTGGCTCGCGAGACGACTGGAAAAGCTCAACATAAGTTGCGCCATAGTCAGCAGGGGTTACGGAAGGAGATCAACCTCCCCCGTGCAAGTGGTATCAGACGGAAAAACCCTTCTCGATGATTATCCCGAAGCTGCCGATGAAGCTCTTTTATGCGCGCAGACGTTAAAGAGTGCCCCTGTCATATGTTCCCCGAAAAGAACTTCCGGGATAAAACATGCGCGGGACGCATTTAAAACCGACGCGGTGATACTGGACGACGCATTTTCCCACATCTCCGCCGGTCGCGACCTGAATATACTTCTCATTGACGCCGTCAACCCTTTCGGCAACGGGAAGCTCCTCCCTGCCGGACCTATGCGGGAGCCGGCGGCGTCGATCCGCAGGGCCGACGCGGTTGTTATCACAAGGGCCAATATGGTCGATAAATTCGCAATCAGGAAGATCGAGAATTTCATAAGGCCGTTCATCCCCGAAGAGAGCATCCACCTTGCCGATTTCAAACCTGGCGACATAGTTTCCGGTTCCGATGAAATGGTGAACGCTGAAGAATTCCTCGCCGGGAAAACGGTCTACCTTCTCAGCGGCATAGCGTCTCCCGGCCAATTTGAAGAGACCGTGAAAGGATTGAAGGCCGAGATAAAGGACCATTTCGCTTTTTCCGACCATTACAAATTTACAAAAGAAGATATGGAATTCGTCCTGGAGAATTCCGGGAAAAACATCATCATTACCACCGAGAAGGATTTCGTGAGGATCCCGGCGGAATACAGAAGTAAATTCTTCAGACTGACGATCGAATTGTCATTGAGAAGAGAGAATGCTTTCCTCCCCCTTGTAGAGAAGCTTTTTCAGACGTCGAAATTATAA
- the hisG gene encoding ATP phosphoribosyltransferase — translation MNLTVAIPKGRNLKPTIEIFKRVGIDLSASLADDRKLIFKDEKTGVSGIIVRDTDIPVYVENGAADIGISGKDQLEEQERNIYELLDLGYGKCRLVLAEPKELKEKDDPSRWTNIRIATKFTNLTSKYFLERGIHVEIIKLYGSIEIAPLVGLSERVIDLVSTGSTLKANGLVEVETIMDVSARLIVNRASLKTKHELISGLTKKIEDSLKKNPIED, via the coding sequence ATGAATCTGACCGTCGCCATACCGAAAGGGAGAAACCTTAAGCCGACCATCGAGATATTCAAGCGTGTGGGGATCGATCTTTCCGCATCGCTCGCCGACGACAGGAAACTGATATTCAAGGATGAAAAAACAGGGGTCTCCGGGATAATCGTGCGCGATACCGACATCCCGGTATATGTGGAGAACGGCGCGGCAGATATCGGGATATCCGGGAAGGACCAGCTCGAAGAGCAGGAGAGAAACATATACGAACTTCTTGATCTCGGATACGGCAAGTGCCGCCTTGTGCTCGCGGAACCAAAGGAGCTAAAGGAGAAGGACGACCCATCAAGATGGACAAATATCCGCATCGCGACAAAGTTTACTAACCTCACTTCCAAATATTTCCTGGAACGCGGTATTCATGTCGAGATAATCAAGCTCTACGGCTCTATTGAAATAGCCCCGTTAGTCGGCCTTTCAGAGCGTGTAATCGACCTGGTATCGACCGGCAGCACTCTGAAGGCAAACGGCCTTGTGGAAGTGGAAACTATCATGGACGTAAGCGCGAGGCTGATAGTCAACCGCGCCTCACTAAAGACCAAGCATGAGCTCATAAGCGGGTTGACTAAAAAGATCGAAGATTCGCTTAAGAAGAACCCTATCGAGGATTAG
- a CDS encoding radical SAM protein has protein sequence MDGKKPGHPGGGHPGGHPGTIKDTYKDLKDMPEGVAHEHSKKYMGNTQNQVRLVFWETTAGCNLECIHCRRLDVSKQLMKDDLTFEESKKMIDGIAEMGKPILVLSGGEPLFRPDIFDIAKYASGEKGLTVALATNGTMVDEKMAEKIVESGIQRVSISLDGLGEVHDNFRKLPGSYDRAVKGMKNLQKLGMDVQINCTIAKHNVDQVKDIYKNAVDLGAVALHIFMLVPVGCGVQIADDQMLEPEKYEEVLNWFYDVSMEKKIETKATCAPHYFRIMRERAAADGVTITPKTHGMAAMTKGCLAGSSICFISHKGQVFPCGYLPVEAGNIHRESFKNVWDNSEVFKNLRNPDALKGKCGICDYKTVCEGCRARAFYDKNDYMEAEPYCTYQPLEDLSKSALIEIDEP, from the coding sequence ATGGATGGCAAGAAACCGGGGCATCCCGGCGGAGGGCACCCGGGCGGGCATCCGGGAACTATCAAGGATACATACAAAGACCTGAAGGATATGCCCGAAGGGGTAGCCCACGAGCATTCCAAGAAATACATGGGGAACACGCAGAACCAGGTGCGTCTTGTATTTTGGGAGACAACCGCAGGTTGCAATCTGGAGTGCATACACTGCAGACGCCTTGACGTCTCCAAGCAGTTGATGAAAGATGACCTGACCTTTGAAGAATCGAAGAAGATGATTGACGGAATCGCCGAAATGGGGAAACCGATCCTTGTTCTCTCTGGCGGCGAGCCTCTCTTCAGGCCGGACATTTTCGATATCGCGAAGTACGCCTCCGGTGAGAAGGGTTTGACCGTTGCGCTGGCGACAAACGGGACGATGGTCGACGAGAAGATGGCGGAGAAGATAGTCGAATCAGGTATTCAGAGGGTCTCCATTTCCCTCGACGGGCTTGGAGAGGTTCATGATAACTTCCGAAAGCTCCCCGGCTCTTACGACCGCGCCGTGAAAGGGATGAAGAATCTCCAGAAACTCGGCATGGATGTTCAGATAAACTGCACGATAGCAAAACACAACGTGGATCAGGTCAAGGATATATATAAAAATGCCGTTGATCTCGGCGCGGTGGCGCTCCATATCTTCATGCTCGTTCCGGTAGGCTGCGGCGTGCAGATAGCGGACGACCAGATGCTGGAGCCGGAAAAGTACGAAGAGGTGCTCAACTGGTTCTACGATGTGAGCATGGAGAAAAAGATAGAGACAAAGGCGACTTGCGCCCCTCACTACTTCAGGATAATGAGGGAGAGGGCCGCGGCGGACGGCGTTACCATAACGCCGAAGACACACGGCATGGCGGCGATGACCAAGGGGTGTCTCGCCGGTTCGTCGATATGCTTCATCTCGCACAAGGGGCAGGTGTTCCCCTGCGGTTATCTTCCGGTTGAAGCTGGGAACATCCACAGGGAGTCGTTCAAGAACGTATGGGACAATTCTGAAGTCTTCAAGAACCTGCGCAATCCTGACGCGCTTAAAGGGAAGTGCGGGATATGCGATTACAAGACGGTCTGCGAAGGGTGCCGCGCGCGAGCTTTTTACGACAAGAATGATTACATGGAAGCGGAACCGTACTGCACCTACCAGCCGCTGGAAGACCTCTCGAAATCGGCGCTTATTGAGATAGATGAGCCGTAA